One Candidatus Angelobacter sp. DNA segment encodes these proteins:
- a CDS encoding DUF1501 domain-containing protein → PRCFTVWMAGAGIKPGMTYGSTDDYGYNVTENPVHVFDLQATILQQLGIDHTRLTFRFQGRDYRLTDVAGEVVKRILV, encoded by the coding sequence CCCCGCTGCTTCACCGTCTGGATGGCGGGCGCGGGAATCAAACCGGGCATGACTTATGGCTCGACGGATGACTACGGCTACAACGTGACCGAGAATCCGGTGCACGTCTTCGATCTTCAGGCGACCATTCTCCAACAGCTCGGTATTGACCACACGCGCCTGACGTTTCGTTTCCAGGGCCGCGACTATCGTTTGACCGATGTGGCGGGCGAAGTGGTGAAGAGGATTTTGGTGTGA